One Tubulanus polymorphus chromosome 5, tnTubPoly1.2, whole genome shotgun sequence DNA segment encodes these proteins:
- the LOC141905577 gene encoding DNA-directed RNA polymerases I and III subunit RPAC2-like, with product MTQEKKKTLLEVVESEIPEDETCRTFILHNEDHTLGNSLRYITMKNPEVEFCGYSVPHPSESKINFRIQTKEVPAVEALKQGLTDLGAVCEHVLTVFERSVALYKRQQHVSKMDVDT from the exons ATGACgcaagaaaagaaaaagaccCTGTTAGAAGtg GTTGAAAGCGAGATCCCGGAAGATGAAACTTGCCGTACGTTCATTTTGCATAATGAAGATCACACATTAGGAAATTCGTTACGTTATATAACTATGAAAAA TCCCGAGGTTGAGTTTTGTGGATATAGCGTACCTCATCCCTCCGAGAGTAAAATAAACTTCAGAATTCAAACAAAAG AAGTTCCAGCTGTTGAAGCTCTCAAACAAGGATTAACCGATCTCGGGGCTGTATGCGAACATGTACTAACAGTATTTGAG AGGAGTGTGGCCCTTTACAAACGCCAACAGCACGTAAGCAAAATGGACGTAGATACGTAG